In a single window of the Leptospira sanjuanensis genome:
- a CDS encoding ATP-binding protein, which yields MSFHLSREEIEKQIQSMLSQGLTGSVNDFFAWIRMETLRKFKDEPDIENSVVSEILEGFVDSGTVKRSKFNAKEFHIHPDQIQGKKFPSKDSYVLLGKIAFQPMQYVRSRLEFFLKTQGTPEDIVIDLCIGALEAVENAVKYGDGTEVEVEYSIDRDKTLFIKIINNLKELNLEQDIERGKFSSTATLMRGMMVMQKLFDELDLEILEDRKQAQFNAKKKLS from the coding sequence ATGAGCTTCCATCTTTCTCGAGAAGAAATCGAAAAGCAGATTCAGTCGATGCTTTCTCAGGGGTTGACCGGCTCCGTGAACGATTTTTTCGCGTGGATTCGGATGGAAACTCTCCGCAAATTCAAGGACGAACCCGATATCGAAAATTCGGTCGTCTCCGAAATCCTAGAAGGTTTCGTAGATTCGGGAACCGTGAAACGCAGCAAGTTCAACGCGAAGGAATTTCACATTCATCCCGATCAAATCCAGGGAAAAAAATTCCCGTCTAAGGACAGTTATGTTCTACTCGGCAAGATCGCGTTTCAGCCGATGCAATACGTCCGAAGTCGTCTCGAATTCTTTTTAAAAACTCAGGGAACTCCCGAGGACATCGTCATCGATCTTTGCATCGGCGCGTTGGAAGCGGTGGAAAACGCGGTAAAATACGGGGACGGAACCGAGGTCGAAGTGGAATATTCCATCGACCGGGATAAAACGCTCTTCATCAAAATCATAAATAACCTCAAAGAATTGAATCTGGAACAGGACATCGAACGGGGAAAATTCTCCTCCACCGCGACTCTCATGCGCGGCATGATGGTGATGCAGAAACTCTTCGACGAACTCGATCTGGAAATTCTCGAAGATAGAAAACAGGCTCAGTTCAACGCCAAGAAAAAACTTTCGTAG
- a CDS encoding tRNA (cytidine(34)-2'-O)-methyltransferase translates to MPLHIGLYRPEIPPNTGNIARLCVALGAELHIVGQAAFDLSEKAARRAGLDYWDKVKLSLHSSLEEFKAVLPYNADLYLISIHGRRSYTDVRYKDGDAFLFGNETSGVPAEMKNSWNAEKILKIPMEDSSRCLNLSNSVAVISYEAMRQIRSW, encoded by the coding sequence ATGCCTCTGCATATAGGACTCTACAGACCCGAGATCCCTCCCAACACCGGAAACATCGCGAGACTTTGTGTGGCGCTGGGAGCGGAACTTCATATCGTCGGACAAGCCGCGTTCGACCTTTCGGAAAAAGCCGCGCGCAGAGCGGGGCTCGACTACTGGGATAAGGTGAAACTTTCGCTTCATTCTTCTTTAGAAGAATTTAAAGCGGTTCTTCCGTACAATGCGGATCTGTATCTGATTTCGATTCACGGTAGACGTTCTTACACGGACGTTCGTTACAAGGACGGAGACGCTTTTTTGTTCGGAAACGAAACGTCGGGTGTTCCCGCAGAAATGAAAAATTCTTGGAATGCGGAGAAGATCTTAAAAATTCCGATGGAAGATTCTTCCCGTTGTTTGAATCTGAGCAATTCAGTCGCGGTGATTTCGTACGAAGCGATGCGCCAAATCCGCTCCTGGTAA
- a CDS encoding S1 RNA-binding domain-containing protein: MKESEKELFEKMLDASFKKKKAMEAGTKVTAVVNSAKKDFVFVTAKEGKLQGIISSEEFAESGLPNPGEEIEAYFLKEDHGDIHFTTCLSGDSLNKDLLEIAKKAEIPVLGQFVSEGESGADVKIGEFTGFCPFSQIDPEFKKTGLVGKRLKFLIQDIGTRGKLIVSQKKISDRAKEAKLGVLKQELKEGMFVTCKVKTIQNFGLIVEMDGLSALIPISEATYKKNPELEKEFQVGQTLRARVLRIDWENQKFALTVKDFLKDPWAQTVPFKEGDIVKGTIDSLKPFGLFVKLDDHFNGLVPGRETGIPNRVPLNQSFKPGDVIDVFVMEVNPERKQISLSIQKAKEIQERMDYSSYLSSDTSGSTSSFGAILQKSLEKNKKK, from the coding sequence ATGAAAGAATCCGAAAAAGAACTCTTCGAAAAAATGTTGGACGCTTCCTTCAAAAAGAAAAAGGCGATGGAAGCGGGAACGAAAGTCACCGCGGTCGTGAACTCCGCTAAGAAGGATTTCGTTTTCGTAACCGCCAAGGAAGGAAAACTTCAAGGAATCATTTCTTCCGAAGAATTTGCCGAGTCCGGTCTTCCGAATCCCGGAGAAGAAATCGAAGCTTACTTTTTGAAAGAGGATCACGGCGACATCCACTTCACGACTTGTCTGAGCGGAGATTCGTTGAACAAAGATCTATTAGAAATCGCTAAAAAAGCGGAGATTCCCGTACTTGGACAATTCGTCAGCGAGGGAGAATCCGGCGCGGACGTTAAGATCGGAGAATTTACCGGCTTTTGCCCTTTTTCTCAGATCGATCCCGAGTTTAAAAAAACGGGCTTGGTCGGCAAGAGACTCAAGTTCCTGATTCAAGACATCGGAACCAGAGGCAAACTCATCGTTTCCCAAAAGAAAATTTCGGACCGAGCCAAAGAAGCGAAGCTCGGCGTTCTCAAACAAGAACTCAAAGAAGGAATGTTCGTCACCTGCAAGGTCAAGACGATTCAGAACTTCGGTTTGATCGTCGAGATGGACGGACTGAGTGCGCTGATTCCGATCAGCGAAGCGACCTACAAAAAAAATCCGGAACTCGAAAAGGAATTTCAAGTCGGTCAGACTCTCCGCGCGCGCGTTCTCCGCATCGATTGGGAAAATCAGAAGTTCGCATTAACGGTTAAGGATTTTCTAAAGGACCCTTGGGCGCAGACCGTTCCGTTTAAGGAAGGCGATATCGTAAAAGGAACGATCGATTCTTTAAAACCGTTCGGCCTCTTCGTCAAGTTAGACGATCATTTCAACGGACTCGTTCCGGGAAGAGAAACCGGAATTCCGAACCGCGTTCCTCTCAATCAGAGTTTTAAACCCGGAGACGTAATTGACGTTTTTGTAATGGAAGTGAATCCGGAAAGAAAACAGATTTCCCTTTCGATTCAAAAGGCGAAAGAGATTCAAGAGAGAATGGACTACAGCAGTTATCTGAGTTCTGACACGAGCGGATCGACGAGTTCCTTCGGAGCGATTCTTCAGAAGTCGCTGGAAAAGAATAAGAAAAAATGA
- a CDS encoding histidine kinase — MMGQEIRDISDNIRLTIENGKILSLKTHRMTHSVEEHIQEAVGLILDKVTHPTLVPTVYTIIKELAINACKANQKRIFFEEKGLDLNNASDYEKGVREYKSIFSEAMSERYGQKAKKEGYYCLISFHYSFDGIRIEVVNNAPVTQQEEKSLREKLEKGMRYNDIAQFYLDNADNTEGAGIGLALILIMLKGEGIDPSYFRIIIREDVTIARLEIPLTPDFQSIRKLDHKN; from the coding sequence ATGATGGGGCAGGAAATCCGAGATATATCCGACAATATCCGGCTAACAATTGAGAACGGAAAAATCCTGTCTCTGAAAACCCACAGGATGACTCATTCTGTCGAAGAGCATATCCAAGAGGCAGTCGGACTGATTCTGGATAAGGTGACTCATCCTACTCTGGTTCCTACGGTTTATACTATAATAAAAGAGTTGGCGATCAACGCCTGCAAAGCAAACCAAAAAAGGATTTTTTTCGAAGAAAAAGGTCTGGATCTAAACAACGCTTCCGATTACGAAAAAGGAGTTCGAGAATATAAGAGTATTTTCAGCGAAGCGATGTCCGAACGTTACGGACAAAAAGCGAAGAAGGAAGGATATTATTGCCTGATCAGTTTTCATTATTCCTTCGACGGAATTCGGATCGAAGTCGTAAACAATGCGCCGGTCACGCAGCAGGAAGAAAAATCGCTGCGCGAAAAATTGGAAAAGGGAATGCGTTACAACGACATCGCACAGTTTTATTTGGACAATGCGGACAATACCGAAGGCGCCGGAATCGGATTGGCGCTGATCTTAATCATGCTCAAGGGAGAAGGAATCGATCCTTCGTATTTTAGAATCATCATTCGCGAAGACGTCACGATCGCGCGATTGGAAATCCCGCTGACTCCCGATTTTCAGAGCATACGGAAACTCGATCATAAGAATTAA
- a CDS encoding glycosyltransferase family 2 protein — translation MRQLPLSVCIITLNEEDNLERCLKPLDFVSEIIVVDSGSKDKTVEIAKKYKAKVHKKKFDDYVSQKNFALSLVKNEWVLTLDADEEVSPDLKEEILSLFANGLPSGDGYSTPRLTWYLGKWIRHGGWYPNRRIRLFQKSKGKFGGGLVHETVQVSGICKKLNSPVYHYSYRNIGDHIRYINSYSELGAQEKFRAGKTSGLFHAFMEGFYKAFWMYVIRFGFLDGKQGFVLALFGFYYNFLKYIKLYELSLKNEKRLDSTKN, via the coding sequence ATGCGACAACTTCCCCTTTCCGTTTGTATCATAACACTCAACGAAGAAGACAATTTAGAACGTTGTCTAAAACCTCTTGATTTCGTTTCGGAAATCATCGTTGTCGATTCCGGTTCCAAAGACAAAACCGTAGAGATCGCCAAAAAGTATAAGGCAAAAGTCCACAAAAAGAAATTCGACGATTACGTATCGCAAAAGAACTTCGCGTTATCCTTGGTCAAAAACGAATGGGTTTTAACGCTCGACGCGGACGAGGAAGTTTCACCCGATCTCAAGGAAGAAATTCTTAGTTTATTCGCGAACGGCCTTCCGAGCGGGGACGGTTATTCGACTCCCCGATTGACTTGGTATTTGGGAAAATGGATTCGTCACGGCGGATGGTATCCGAATCGACGCATCCGCTTGTTTCAAAAATCCAAGGGCAAATTCGGAGGCGGTCTCGTGCACGAGACCGTTCAAGTTTCCGGAATATGCAAAAAACTGAATTCTCCCGTATATCATTATTCGTATAGGAATATCGGGGATCATATCCGTTATATCAATTCGTATTCCGAGTTAGGCGCCCAGGAAAAATTCCGCGCGGGGAAAACGAGCGGCCTGTTTCACGCCTTTATGGAAGGGTTTTACAAGGCGTTCTGGATGTATGTGATCCGGTTCGGATTTTTGGACGGAAAGCAGGGTTTCGTTCTGGCACTCTTCGGATTCTATTATAATTTCTTAAAGTATATCAAGTTGTACGAGTTGAGTCTGAAAAATGAAAAACGCCTCGACTCAACCAAAAATTAA
- a CDS encoding MORN repeat-containing protein, producing the protein MYSKSIATTLIALIMTSLPLFSQNEEKCVSGDCKNGKGVLIDKEGDKIKGSFVNGKLEGFGEIEFKNGAKFFGVFKNGEKNGKGKLILPEDKIEYDGEWIANGVCITGDCLNGSGTLRKFYPNLNETCDFSGTFLSGKINGKGKYLCTDKEAYDGDMKDSKPHGTGIISYSDGKKYEGEFQNSEYEGKGIFTWKAEDTECVFQGTFKKNKRYGKGFYTCKDGEKFEGLYADDLPNGKGKLTDPDGSKYEGDFKDGRPHGKGTRYDSSGTVTETGIFKNGYRHFKVPTFDFIEKTWAKPEKWFGGSLEKTQVLFMEYLANPDLSTFQIADEGPELSDLNPNKTYVEARVSGFYGTIILCIDKKYESAMDKFLTKPLVIIEFDGRIVGYYDDSDKLLNKKLIVDVENVSRMGYLEIPVKKKD; encoded by the coding sequence ATGTATTCGAAATCAATCGCAACGACGTTAATCGCCCTTATAATGACGTCCCTTCCCTTGTTTTCCCAAAACGAAGAAAAGTGCGTTTCGGGGGATTGTAAAAACGGCAAAGGAGTCTTAATCGATAAGGAAGGCGACAAGATCAAAGGTTCGTTTGTAAACGGGAAGCTTGAAGGCTTTGGTGAAATCGAATTTAAAAACGGCGCAAAATTTTTCGGAGTTTTTAAGAACGGCGAAAAAAACGGAAAAGGAAAGTTAATTCTTCCGGAAGATAAAATCGAATACGATGGGGAATGGATCGCAAACGGAGTTTGTATCACCGGCGATTGCCTCAACGGCTCGGGCACGTTGAGAAAATTCTATCCGAACCTGAACGAAACCTGCGACTTTTCAGGAACCTTTTTATCCGGTAAAATCAACGGGAAGGGAAAATACCTCTGCACGGACAAGGAAGCCTATGATGGAGATATGAAGGATTCCAAACCGCACGGAACCGGGATTATATCTTATTCGGACGGTAAAAAATACGAAGGAGAATTTCAAAATTCCGAATATGAAGGAAAGGGAATATTTACTTGGAAAGCGGAAGATACGGAATGCGTTTTTCAGGGCACCTTCAAGAAGAACAAAAGATACGGCAAGGGTTTTTATACCTGTAAGGACGGAGAAAAATTCGAAGGTCTGTATGCGGACGATTTGCCTAACGGAAAAGGAAAACTCACCGATCCGGACGGAAGCAAATACGAAGGAGATTTTAAAGACGGGCGTCCTCACGGAAAAGGTACACGTTATGATTCTTCGGGAACCGTCACAGAAACCGGAATATTCAAAAATGGTTATAGACATTTCAAAGTCCCTACGTTCGATTTCATAGAGAAAACATGGGCCAAGCCGGAAAAATGGTTCGGAGGAAGTTTAGAAAAGACTCAAGTGCTCTTTATGGAGTATCTTGCAAATCCCGATCTCTCCACGTTTCAAATCGCGGACGAAGGTCCAGAACTTTCCGATCTAAATCCAAATAAGACGTACGTTGAAGCGCGCGTAAGCGGGTTTTACGGAACGATCATCCTTTGCATCGATAAAAAATACGAATCGGCAATGGACAAGTTTCTTACAAAACCTTTGGTGATCATCGAGTTTGACGGAAGAATCGTGGGCTATTATGATGATTCGGACAAGCTACTGAATAAAAAATTGATCGTGGACGTTGAAAACGTCTCAAGAATGGGATATCTTGAAATTCCGGTGAAGAAGAAAGACTGA
- the aroE gene encoding shikimate dehydrogenase, whose translation MNQKTNQHTKTFGIVGFPLSHSLSPLIHNSIYRDRGIDASYLVFETPELNSQTIRNFRDSGVLGLSVTIPHKEKAFALADKADDASAIMKASNTLLIGPDSINAYNTDGEGAYRSILEWAPESIRKGKTVILGSGGSARGIAYSLAASGKISDLILCSRNETTGNEICALIAEHTNVKTEYVSPDAILNRSEEISLVVHTTPLGMKGQSPGPFLPGEFFTSSMTLFDIVYNPLETPLVTTAKKNGAKIIPGSEMLLYQAMKQFELFTGISPNAEDVIKTRERLSRALANR comes from the coding sequence TTGAACCAGAAAACAAATCAGCACACTAAGACTTTTGGTATAGTCGGATTTCCGCTTTCACACTCACTTTCACCGCTCATTCACAATTCAATTTATAGGGACAGGGGGATCGATGCTTCCTATCTCGTTTTTGAAACGCCCGAACTGAATTCGCAAACGATCCGAAACTTTAGGGATTCCGGAGTTCTCGGGCTGTCCGTTACCATTCCCCACAAGGAAAAAGCCTTCGCTCTCGCGGACAAAGCCGACGACGCTTCGGCGATCATGAAAGCCTCGAATACGCTTCTCATCGGACCGGACTCGATTAACGCGTATAATACGGACGGAGAAGGCGCGTATCGATCCATTTTAGAATGGGCGCCGGAATCCATACGGAAAGGAAAAACCGTCATACTTGGAAGCGGCGGAAGCGCGCGCGGAATCGCATACAGCCTCGCGGCTTCCGGAAAAATCAGCGACTTGATTCTCTGTTCGAGAAACGAAACGACCGGAAACGAAATCTGTGCGTTGATCGCGGAACACACAAACGTAAAAACCGAATACGTCTCGCCCGACGCGATATTAAACCGAAGCGAGGAAATCTCGTTAGTCGTTCATACTACCCCGCTCGGAATGAAAGGACAATCGCCCGGTCCTTTTTTACCCGGAGAATTTTTCACATCTTCCATGACTCTTTTTGACATCGTCTATAATCCGCTCGAAACGCCGCTCGTAACGACCGCAAAAAAAAACGGAGCTAAGATTATTCCCGGCTCCGAAATGTTATTGTATCAAGCGATGAAGCAGTTCGAACTTTTTACGGGAATATCACCTAACGCGGAAGATGTGATTAAAACGAGAGAACGTTTGTCTCGCGCACTCGCAAATCGATGA
- a CDS encoding folylpolyglutamate synthase/dihydrofolate synthase family protein, giving the protein MNSTSHSGFFEFIEGLSNLEKTRNFNVFTGYSLEPFANVLSKYGFDRRNASTLCRISVVGTNAKGSITHFLGEFFRLSGFKTGLYTSPHLISPLERIRIGSQNENFREVEERELDKMLSEWKTEGAESDLKTFSFFELFTLASFFFFEKESVEIQIYEAGLGGRLDATKLCNPDVVVLGSIGFDHKEILGNTKLQILQEKLGICGSDTKSLFAIEPKEPELDEKIREFCSQNGIECFIFSQTPVEGDYLSRNKNFSYQVFQNILNLELFREIDEGNKYEIDLANKRKTELEFHPDFPIKLENRFIKRPFSYYEGRISFPPGRLAVLRDSPLLVFDPAHNPDAFFETLRSLKAAYPKSRFQVLAGILKDKDGNGIVEILRTAKAQSDITDFRILAEAEFSIPANCLPEETLNRSQFQERILSATRTQEPILVLGSFRLFPIVKELLDKNKTDREGKG; this is encoded by the coding sequence ATGAACTCAACGTCGCATTCCGGTTTTTTCGAATTCATCGAAGGACTTTCCAACTTGGAAAAGACGAGAAATTTCAACGTTTTTACGGGTTATTCCCTCGAACCCTTCGCAAACGTTCTTTCAAAATACGGTTTCGATCGAAGAAACGCTTCCACCCTTTGCAGAATTTCCGTAGTGGGAACGAACGCTAAAGGTTCGATCACGCATTTTTTGGGAGAATTTTTCAGGCTTTCCGGATTCAAAACGGGACTCTATACTTCTCCGCATCTTATCTCTCCCTTGGAAAGAATCCGAATCGGATCGCAAAACGAAAACTTCCGCGAAGTCGAAGAGCGGGAACTCGACAAAATGTTAAGCGAATGGAAAACCGAAGGCGCCGAATCCGATCTAAAAACCTTTTCCTTTTTTGAACTCTTTACCCTTGCCTCCTTTTTCTTTTTCGAAAAAGAATCAGTCGAAATTCAAATTTACGAAGCGGGACTCGGAGGAAGACTCGACGCGACCAAACTCTGCAACCCGGATGTCGTAGTTTTGGGAAGCATCGGATTCGATCATAAAGAAATTTTAGGAAACACAAAACTACAAATCCTACAGGAGAAGCTCGGGATCTGCGGCTCCGATACGAAATCTCTTTTTGCGATCGAACCAAAAGAACCGGAACTCGACGAAAAAATCCGGGAGTTCTGTTCGCAAAACGGGATCGAATGTTTTATTTTTTCGCAGACCCCGGTCGAAGGGGACTATCTTTCCCGAAACAAAAACTTCAGTTATCAAGTATTTCAGAATATTCTAAACTTAGAATTATTTAGGGAAATAGACGAAGGGAACAAATACGAAATCGATCTCGCAAACAAGCGTAAAACGGAACTGGAATTTCACCCGGACTTTCCGATCAAACTCGAAAACAGATTTATAAAACGTCCGTTTTCTTATTACGAAGGTCGAATATCGTTTCCACCCGGAAGATTGGCCGTTCTTCGAGATTCCCCTCTACTCGTGTTTGATCCGGCTCATAACCCTGACGCGTTTTTCGAAACATTACGAAGTCTGAAAGCCGCCTATCCGAAATCGCGATTTCAAGTGCTCGCGGGAATCTTAAAGGACAAAGACGGAAACGGAATCGTGGAAATTCTCCGAACGGCAAAAGCCCAATCCGACATTACGGACTTTCGGATTCTCGCAGAAGCCGAATTTTCTATTCCGGCGAATTGTTTGCCCGAAGAGACGTTGAATCGATCGCAGTTTCAAGAAAGAATTCTTTCCGCTACTCGGACGCAGGAACCGATTTTGGTTTTGGGAAGTTTTCGATTGTTTCCGATCGTGAAAGAACTGCTCGATAAAAACAAAACGGATCGAGAAGGAAAAGGCTGA
- a CDS encoding PEGA domain-containing protein → MIRVFAFILILSILSMGISAQGIDDYYRFPEAGMRERITFETERKLCVFPLKNQNADANIDYLSKGYGGVLYSGLKNLFQIFDPDVIPTSAQHGFGKPTGREKLKKGEWDGDILEQVKNAKETSPEKDPRFLTLKTEYVQDEVPPEDSTLFLSGKKQGCFYHLAGTYEKKSDSQMELKLILRSSKDASRKEFRVKTSVRRSYQELDGLIGEIKKELIGKNTVSFSFKSGTMDGVLVFLDGQFLGKTPLQKSDLLPGNHVIKYYMDGFQSREQRVSVQEGGSFEMILSKTPREGLISVTSNPEGANVYLGSEFLGKTPLQNVRVKTGFNRLRLSMEGHVDLLKGVEVKKDEELKLDLNLRQGDSVSYYKNKQNVFLDHSYNDFSIYSLYGTLLFYAGYYYFNLKANDLYDRARSQVSLTSLYLSANVVSQDAFIGMYLYQERIIRETNHDAGKYQKLAGNFGRHEGLTGGVMVYGMAAMLIFAATFYWLGLDEETLDVGVAPKRVNNPYAIPGQIIEIDSYAKFNFRF, encoded by the coding sequence ATGATTCGAGTATTTGCATTTATTCTAATATTATCGATTTTGAGTATGGGAATTTCCGCGCAAGGGATCGACGATTATTATCGTTTTCCCGAAGCCGGTATGAGGGAAAGAATTACGTTCGAAACCGAACGGAAACTCTGCGTTTTCCCGCTCAAAAATCAGAACGCGGACGCGAACATCGACTATCTCAGCAAAGGATACGGCGGTGTTCTGTATTCCGGCTTAAAGAATCTGTTTCAGATTTTCGATCCTGACGTAATTCCGACCAGCGCTCAACACGGATTCGGAAAACCGACCGGAAGAGAGAAGTTGAAGAAGGGAGAATGGGACGGGGATATCCTGGAACAGGTCAAGAACGCCAAGGAAACCTCTCCCGAAAAAGATCCGCGCTTTCTGACGTTAAAAACGGAATACGTTCAAGACGAAGTTCCTCCCGAAGACAGCACGCTCTTTTTATCGGGAAAGAAGCAGGGATGTTTTTACCATCTTGCGGGAACCTACGAGAAGAAGAGCGATTCGCAGATGGAACTCAAACTCATCCTGAGGTCTTCGAAGGACGCTTCCCGAAAAGAATTCAGAGTCAAAACTAGCGTTAGACGCTCTTATCAAGAGTTGGACGGTTTAATCGGCGAGATCAAAAAGGAACTTATCGGAAAGAATACGGTTTCATTCTCCTTTAAATCGGGAACCATGGACGGAGTTTTGGTTTTTTTGGACGGACAATTTCTCGGTAAAACTCCGCTTCAAAAATCGGACCTTCTTCCGGGTAACCACGTCATCAAGTATTACATGGACGGGTTTCAAAGTCGCGAGCAACGAGTTTCCGTTCAGGAGGGAGGAAGTTTCGAAATGATTCTTTCCAAAACTCCGAGAGAAGGTTTGATTTCCGTGACTTCGAATCCGGAAGGAGCAAACGTATATCTCGGCTCCGAGTTTTTAGGAAAAACTCCGTTGCAGAATGTCCGAGTCAAAACGGGATTCAACCGACTTCGTTTGTCCATGGAAGGACATGTCGATTTACTAAAAGGCGTCGAGGTGAAAAAGGACGAAGAGTTAAAACTCGATCTGAATTTGAGACAAGGCGACAGCGTCTCCTATTACAAAAATAAACAAAACGTGTTTTTAGATCATTCATACAACGATTTCTCGATCTATTCCTTATACGGGACGCTTTTGTTTTACGCGGGTTATTATTACTTCAACCTAAAGGCCAACGATCTTTACGATCGCGCGCGTTCTCAAGTCAGTTTGACTTCGTTGTACTTATCGGCAAACGTCGTTTCGCAGGACGCGTTTATCGGAATGTATTTGTATCAGGAAAGGATCATCCGTGAAACGAATCATGACGCGGGTAAATATCAAAAGTTGGCCGGTAACTTCGGAAGACACGAAGGCCTGACGGGCGGAGTGATGGTTTACGGAATGGCAGCGATGTTGATTTTCGCCGCAACGTTTTATTGGCTCGGTTTGGACGAGGAAACCTTGGACGTGGGCGTCGCCCCGAAACGGGTCAACAATCCGTATGCGATCCCGGGACAGATCATCGAGATCGATTCTTACGCGAAGTTCAATTTTCGCTTTTAA
- a CDS encoding ABC transporter permease, with protein sequence MGNVLRILFAASAIVGVLWKNPPTEVFLEDSFCSVTWNHPFGCDRLGRDVYGLFAYGTVATLLFSLPSRVLTLAFTSLVCLFQYSLPFTGRLFFTPISSVFVSVPSLLIALLTVHALGNGPSVLVVAILLGDWAFSYETLQSKIRETDGSGFVLASTYFGASRANVFRNHIFPASLPVLKVLFTTGLPGVVMTLALFSYLGVSAGSDWFGPGLGEQISFARDYAYSAPLALVMPILGIVGLVTALNVEKR encoded by the coding sequence ATGGGCAACGTTTTACGGATTCTTTTTGCGGCGTCGGCGATTGTGGGCGTGCTTTGGAAAAACCCGCCTACGGAAGTTTTTCTGGAAGATAGTTTTTGTTCGGTTACTTGGAATCATCCTTTCGGTTGTGATCGTTTGGGAAGAGACGTTTACGGTCTATTCGCATACGGAACCGTCGCCACGTTATTGTTTTCCCTTCCGTCCCGCGTATTGACGCTGGCCTTTACTTCGCTGGTTTGTCTGTTTCAATATTCTCTTCCGTTTACGGGAAGATTGTTTTTTACTCCGATCTCTTCCGTGTTCGTTTCCGTTCCTTCCTTGCTCATCGCGTTGTTGACCGTGCACGCGCTCGGCAACGGACCGTCCGTTTTGGTCGTAGCGATCCTGTTAGGGGATTGGGCGTTTTCATACGAAACCTTGCAGAGTAAAATTCGAGAGACGGACGGAAGCGGATTCGTTTTGGCCTCGACATATTTCGGCGCGTCGAGGGCCAACGTGTTTCGAAACCATATTTTTCCGGCTTCCTTACCCGTGTTGAAAGTTCTGTTTACGACAGGGTTACCCGGAGTTGTAATGACGCTGGCGCTTTTTAGTTATTTGGGGGTGAGCGCCGGCTCCGATTGGTTCGGACCCGGTTTGGGTGAACAGATTTCCTTTGCGAGAGATTACGCGTATTCGGCTCCGTTGGCATTGGTGATGCCTATTTTGGGGATCGTAGGTTTGGTCACCGCATTGAACGTGGAAAAGAGATGA
- a CDS encoding ABC transporter permease subunit, whose amino-acid sequence MQGEISRFFLFLVALIFFSVLFGHLRSINKEYLYADSSVSKEESFLERKTFPSQVLSFVKGILTFQPGKTASGESVWKHISSRVLPTLHLAVFSVGWGSFLAIAIALVVSKNEESVSRRAFLFLSNLILSTPVFVVAVILLLVFFVQLEWFPPGGYENGNTTYVILPGIALGSRVWARIYQFALSLAEIELKSPYAKVLRARGYSKNRILWNHVLLKILPLLAVLILLDFSSLLSGAMIVEEIFFFPGIGKSMYYAIQTMDAELLSALLFYSGLTFYLFSRISLRFQENLTGKEGLS is encoded by the coding sequence GTGCAGGGGGAAATCTCCAGGTTCTTTCTATTTCTTGTCGCATTAATTTTTTTCTCCGTCCTTTTCGGACATCTGCGTTCCATCAATAAGGAATATCTCTACGCCGATTCCTCCGTTTCCAAGGAAGAATCCTTTCTGGAACGAAAAACCTTTCCGTCTCAGGTTCTTTCCTTTGTGAAAGGAATTCTAACTTTTCAACCCGGCAAGACCGCTTCGGGAGAATCGGTGTGGAAACATATTTCCTCCAGAGTCCTTCCGACCCTGCACCTTGCGGTCTTTTCCGTAGGCTGGGGAAGTTTTTTGGCGATCGCGATCGCGTTGGTCGTTTCCAAAAACGAGGAAAGCGTTTCGAGAAGGGCGTTTCTGTTTCTGAGCAACTTGATCCTGTCCACGCCCGTATTCGTGGTAGCGGTGATTTTGCTTTTGGTCTTTTTCGTTCAGTTGGAATGGTTTCCGCCGGGCGGTTACGAAAACGGAAATACGACGTATGTGATTCTTCCCGGAATCGCTTTGGGTTCGAGGGTTTGGGCGAGAATCTATCAGTTTGCCCTTAGTCTCGCCGAAATCGAATTAAAATCTCCGTATGCCAAGGTTCTTCGCGCGCGAGGATATTCTAAAAATAGAATATTATGGAATCATGTATTGTTGAAGATTCTTCCTTTGCTCGCGGTTTTGATTCTGCTCGATTTCAGTTCGCTTCTTTCCGGAGCGATGATCGTGGAGGAGATTTTCTTTTTCCCCGGAATCGGCAAGTCCATGTATTACGCGATTCAGACGATGGACGCCGAATTGTTGAGCGCGCTTTTGTTTTACAGCGGCCTTACGTTCTATCTGTTCAGCAGAATCTCTTTACGGTTTCAGGAAAATCTTACCGGAAAGGAGGGCCTTTCTTGA